Below is a window of Lacrimispora xylanolytica DNA.
CAGGCAGAGGATTTGATTGCCTACATCAAGGAAAATGCCAGAGATGGGGAAGAAGGAATCTGGAACACCAATATCTTTGGAAAATCCATTGAGCAGATTGTAGAAGACGGCATTCAGGCTAAGGTATCCCAATTGACAGAAGATTGTCAGTTAAAGCTTCAAGACACCCTCCAAAAAATTATTAATGATAGTAATGGCGGTATGATTTGCATTATTATCTAAATTAATGGTATAATACGAAAAAACAGATACAAAAGGAGGGCTCATATGAAATTGATGTTCATTGGCGCAGCCCATGAGGTTACCGGCAGTTGTCATTATCTGGAGGCAGCCGGATTAAAAATCCTTGTGGACTGCGGTATGGAGCAGGGGATTGACAGATTCCAGAATGTGGAACTGCCTGTGAGCTACGCAGAAATTGATTACGTTCTATTGACCCATGCACATATCGATCATGCAGGGATGCTCCCCTTTATCTATGCCAGAGGCTTCCGCGGACGGGTAGTTTCTACCTATGCAACAGCTGATCTTTGCGGCATTATGCTCAAGGACAGCGCACATATACAGGAATCAGAAACAGAATGGAAGAACCGCAAGGCCAGACGGGCAGGTCTGCCGGAAGAAGAGCCGCTATATGGGATTAATGACGTGGCTGGGGTCTTAAAACAATTCATTTCTTATGCCTACGATGAAAAGGCAGAGCTTGAAGATGGCTTAACCATCCGCTTTACTGATGTAGGCCATCTTCTGGGATCTGCTTCCATCGAAGTATGGGCAACAGAAGACGGCGTTACGAATAAAATTGTCTTCTCCGGTGATATCGGCAACAAGAACAAACCTCTGATCCGCGATCCTCAGTATATAAAGGAAGCGGATTATGTGGTTATGGAGTGCACTTACGGTGACCGCCTTCACGGAGCGATCCCAGATCATGTTTCCGTGCTTTCTGACATCGTTCAGCGGACTTTAGACAGAGGCGGCAATGTCGTAATTCCTGCCTTTGCGGTTGGAAGAACCCAGGAACTCCTTTACATGTTCCGACGTATAAAAGCCGAGAAGCGGATCATAGGCCATGATAGATTTGAAGTGTACGTTGACAGCCCTCTTGCAGTGGAAGCAACCCAGGTGTTTAAGGATAATCTGGTTGACTGCTATGATGAAGAAACAAAGCAGCTGGTATTAAATGGGATTAACCCTATCTCATTTCCAGGGTTAAAGCTTTCTGTTACCAGTGACGAATCCAGGAACATTAATTTCAATCCTAATCCGAAGGTAATTATATCGGCAGCAGGAATGTGCGATGCCGGACGAATTCGGCATCATTTAAAACATAATTTATGGAGACCTGCCTGTACCATTGTCTTTACAGGCTATCAGTCCGTTGGGACATTAGGAAGAAGTCTGTTAGATGGAGCAGGAGAGGTCAGGCTGTTTGGAGAAACCATCCAGGTCGAAGCTCATATTGAGCGAATGGAAGGGATGAGTTCACATGCAGACCGGGAAGGACTGATTGGCTGGTTGAACGCATTTGAGAATAAGCCTAAACAAGTATTTCTGGTACACGGTGACGATTTCGTCTGCAATTCCTTTGAACAGCTTCTTGAAAATGAATATGGGTATCAGGCAACGGCACCTCACTCAGGCTCGATCTACGATCTGTCTAAGGGCGTTTGGCTGAATCATACAGAAGGTGTTGAAGTAGTCAGAGCACCGGAGCCTCTAAAAAAACCGGCTGGTGTATATGGAAGACTTTTTGCTGCCGGCGAAAGGCTTTTACAGGTGATCCGTCATAACGAAGGCGGTGCCAATAAAGATCTTGCCAAGTTTGCAGATCAGATTAATTCATTATGTGATAAATGGGATAGATAAGGAGATATACAAAAACGTGAATAAGGTAATGTTATATACAGACGGAGCTGCAAGAGGAAACCCGGATGGACCGGGCGGTTACGGTGCAGTTTTGCAATTTACGGATTCCAAAGGGCAGCTCCATGAAAAGACGCTTTCAGCAGGTTATGTAAAAACCACCAATAACCGTATGGAACTAATGGCAGCGATTGCCGGTTTAGAGGCACTCACAAGGCCATGCCAGGTGGAGCTTTATTCCGACTCCAAGTACGTTACCGATGCCTTTAACCAGCGATGGATTGACAATTGGGTGAGAAATAACTGGAAGCGGGGGAAAAGTGGTCCTGTAAAGAATATTGATTTATGGGAAAGACTTTTAAAAGCAAAAGAACCCCACCAGGTATCCTTTCACTGGGTGAAAGGACATGCTGGGCATCCGCAGAATGAACGGTGTGACCAGCTGGCTACAAGTGCTGCTGATGGAAACAATCTTTTGGTGGATGAGGGACTGTAAATGGTAGGAGATTCCAAAAACTTACATATCTCTTACAATGTCTTACTAAATGCGAATTCCTATTTCTTTTCTAATTTATTTATGATATGGTAGCTTCATCAAATCAGGTTAGGATGATCGTTCATGAATAAAGGCAGAGGGATTTGGATTGTCATAGGGAGTATTCTGGTGATCGGTGTGCTGATGACGCTAGCCACCACCAGTTTCATTAACAGTAAGGAAACTGCTCCAAGTCCTGTTGGTGTTCAGAACTATTCCAGTTCAGAACTTACTTCGAATCAGGAATATGGCGCATATTATAACAAAGAAAAACCGAAGGAACAGTCCTCCTATCCGGAGGAAGGAGCCAGTTTAAAACGATCGGCAAAAGCAGATGCAAAGGGAGAGGCTTCCCAAAGAATGATGGCAGCAGCAGAGCCAGAGCCAGAAGAGAAGACCGAGATGATACAAGACTCTTCTGAGGCCGATTCAGCTCCTGTCCCATCTTTAAAAGTGGCAGAAGCAGCCGAGCAGGAAACTGTCTTGTCTCCCATAAGCCCGGATGTGAAAGCCAAAGTGTCGGTTGAATCAAATACAGACGGTGGGGCTGTTGCTTATCAAAAACATTTAAAGAGTCTGGATGAACAAATTAAAAAAATCCGGGACGAATCAGGAAATTCCAATACCTATTCCATGAAAGCTCTTGCTGACAAGGAATTAAAGCTTTGGGATACGGAGCAAAACACCATATATGATACCATTGCCCAATCGCTTTCAGAAGAGGAGCGAAAAACTCTGGAGCAATCTCAGCAGACCTGGATGAAATCCAGAGATGCAAAAGCAGAAGAGGCCGCGAAAAAATTCAGCGGGGGCAGCCTGGAAGGTCTTGAATACACCGCTTCTTTAGCAGACTCTACAAGGACCAGGGCCTATGATCTGGTAAAGGAGTATTCCGAAGTATTATCTACATTAAATAATCAGTAAAGTACGGCTTTTGCCGTACTTTTTTGTTGGAATGAAAAAATTTCCATTGGAACATCTTGATAAATAAAACCCCTTATGATAGGATAGTAAGATAAATGAAATGATATAAAAAACCAGGGATGCCGCCAGTAACGGCATTTTGTCAGAAGAGACAATATAACAAACGGAGGACAGTAACGTGAAGAACTACGGTGTGAATGAACTGAGGAGAATGTTCCTTGAATTTTTTGAGAGTAAGGATCATTTGGCTATGAAAAGCTTTTCTCTTGTTCCTCATAATGATAACAGCTTGTTATTGATTAATTCAGGTATGGCTCCTTTAAAGCCATATTTTACCGGTCAGGAGATTCCCCCGAGAAAGAGAGTGACCACCTGCCAGAAGTGCATCCGCACCGGTGATATTGAGAACGTTGGAAAGACTGCACGTCACGGCACATTCTTCGAGATGCTGGGTAACTTCTCCTTTGGTGATTATTTTAAGAAAGAAGCCATTCAGTGGTCATGGGAGTTTTTAACTGAAGTAGTCGGGCTTGAGGCAGACAGGCTTTACCCTTCTATCTACCTTGAAGATGATGAGGCTTTTGAAATCTGGAACAAAGAGATTGGAATAGCTCCGGAACGTATTTTCCGTATGGGAAAAGAAGATAATTTCTGGGAGCATGGTGCCGGACCTTGCGGACCGTGTTCTGAAATTTATTACGACCGCGGCGAGAAGTATGGCTGCGGCGAAGCTGGATGTACGGTGGGCTGTGACTGTGACCGCTACATGGAAGTATGGAATAACGTATTTACCCAGTTTGAGAATGATGGACACGGTAATTACGAAGAATTAAAGCAGAAGAACATTGATACTGGTATGGGGCTGGAGCGTCTTGCTGTTGTAGTACAGGATGTGGATTCTATCTTTGATATCGATACCATTAAGGCCCTTTTAAACCGTGTGGCTGAGCTTGCACATACAGAATATAAGAAGGATTCCAATGTGGATGTATCTCTTCGTTTGATTACAGACCATGTTCGTTCCTGTACCTTTATGATATCTGACGGCATTATGCCTTCTAATGAAGGAAGAGGCTATGTGCTTCGCCGTCTGCTCCGGAGAGCAGCTCGTCACGGAAGGCTTTTGGGTATCGAAGGAAAATTCCTTGCAGACCTTTCACAGACTGTCATTTCACTTTCTAAGGATGGTTATCCAGAGCTTGACGAAAAGAAAGCAATGATTTTAAAAGTTCTTTCTCAGGAAGAAGATAAGTTTAATAAGACCATTGACCAGGGTCTTTCTATCTTAAATGATTTGGAAGAGGATATGCGCAAGAAGAATGAGACGATTCTTTCCGGAGACGAGGCATTTAAGTTATATGATACCTACGGATTCCCACTGGATCTGACTCTTGAGATTCTGCAGGAGAAAAACTTCAGCGTGGATGAAGATGGCTTTAAGGCTGCCATGCAAAAACAGCGTGAAACAGCGAGAAATGCAAGAAAAACAACGAACTATATGGGGGCTGATGTTACTGTTTACCAGTCTATTGATCCTTCCCTTTCTACAGAGTTCGTAGGTTATGATAAATTAACATGTACTTCTTCTATAACTGCACTAACGACTGAAACAGAACTTGTGGAAGCCCTTACAGACGGTGAGATTGGAACTATTGTTACCAGTCAGACTGTATTTTACGGCACCATGGGTGGACAGCAGGGTGATGTTGGCACTATTGTAAGTGAAAATGGTGAGTTTAAAGTAGAAGATACGATTCATTTACAGGGTGGAAAAATCGGCCACGTTGGTAAAATGATAAAGGGAATGTTCCAGACCGGAGATGAGGTTACATTAAAGGTTTGTGAAAAGAATCGTCAGAATACAGGGAAAAACCACAGTGCCACTCATCTGCTTCAGAAAGCATTAAGAGTCGTTTTGGGAAGTCACGTAGAGCAGGCTGGTTCTTTGGTTGATGGAGACAGACTTCGTTTTGACTTTACCCATTTTTCAGCCTTGACACCAGAGGAAATCAAAGGTGTGGAAACACTTGTGAATGAACAAATTAAGAATGCACTTCCTGTCAATACAGAAGTCATGTCACTGGAAGAAGCAAAGAAATCAGGCGCGATGGCATTGTTCGGTGAGAAATACGGTGATACCGTGCGCGTAGTAAAGATGGGAGACTTCTCTACAGAGCTTTGCGGTGGAACCCATATTGCCAATACCGGTGTAATCGGTTCCTTTAAAATCCTTTCTGAAACAGGAATTGCTGCTGGTGTTCGAAGAATTGAAGCCCTCACTGGTGATGGTCTCATGAATTATTACGAAGAAACCGAGCGTGAATTCCATGAAGCGGCAAAAGCTGCCAAAACAACGCCTTCTTCACTGACTTCAAAAATCGAATCATTGTTAGAAGAAATCAAGGCACTTCATTCTGAAAATGAAAAGTTAAAGAGTAAGCTGGCAAAGGATTCTCTTGGCGATGTTATGGATCAGGTTAAGGAAGTAAACGGCATCAAGGTTCTGGCGACCAAGGTCATGGATGTAGATATGAACGGACTCCGTAATTTAGGAGACCAGTTAAAAGATAAATTAGGGGAAAGTGTCATTGTGATTGCCTCAATCCAGGGGGATAAAGTCAATCTTATGGCTTCTGCCACAGAGGAAGCTCAGAAGAAAGGTGCTCATGCTGGAAATCTGTTAAAAGAGATTGCAGCACTGGTAGGAGGAGGCGGCGGAGGTCGTCCAAACA
It encodes the following:
- a CDS encoding MBL fold metallo-hydrolase RNA specificity domain-containing protein; translation: MKLMFIGAAHEVTGSCHYLEAAGLKILVDCGMEQGIDRFQNVELPVSYAEIDYVLLTHAHIDHAGMLPFIYARGFRGRVVSTYATADLCGIMLKDSAHIQESETEWKNRKARRAGLPEEEPLYGINDVAGVLKQFISYAYDEKAELEDGLTIRFTDVGHLLGSASIEVWATEDGVTNKIVFSGDIGNKNKPLIRDPQYIKEADYVVMECTYGDRLHGAIPDHVSVLSDIVQRTLDRGGNVVIPAFAVGRTQELLYMFRRIKAEKRIIGHDRFEVYVDSPLAVEATQVFKDNLVDCYDEETKQLVLNGINPISFPGLKLSVTSDESRNINFNPNPKVIISAAGMCDAGRIRHHLKHNLWRPACTIVFTGYQSVGTLGRSLLDGAGEVRLFGETIQVEAHIERMEGMSSHADREGLIGWLNAFENKPKQVFLVHGDDFVCNSFEQLLENEYGYQATAPHSGSIYDLSKGVWLNHTEGVEVVRAPEPLKKPAGVYGRLFAAGERLLQVIRHNEGGANKDLAKFADQINSLCDKWDR
- the rnhA gene encoding ribonuclease HI, giving the protein MNKVMLYTDGAARGNPDGPGGYGAVLQFTDSKGQLHEKTLSAGYVKTTNNRMELMAAIAGLEALTRPCQVELYSDSKYVTDAFNQRWIDNWVRNNWKRGKSGPVKNIDLWERLLKAKEPHQVSFHWVKGHAGHPQNERCDQLATSAADGNNLLVDEGL
- a CDS encoding lysozyme inhibitor LprI family protein yields the protein MNKGRGIWIVIGSILVIGVLMTLATTSFINSKETAPSPVGVQNYSSSELTSNQEYGAYYNKEKPKEQSSYPEEGASLKRSAKADAKGEASQRMMAAAEPEPEEKTEMIQDSSEADSAPVPSLKVAEAAEQETVLSPISPDVKAKVSVESNTDGGAVAYQKHLKSLDEQIKKIRDESGNSNTYSMKALADKELKLWDTEQNTIYDTIAQSLSEEERKTLEQSQQTWMKSRDAKAEEAAKKFSGGSLEGLEYTASLADSTRTRAYDLVKEYSEVLSTLNNQ
- the alaS gene encoding alanine--tRNA ligase; this encodes MFLEFFESKDHLAMKSFSLVPHNDNSLLLINSGMAPLKPYFTGQEIPPRKRVTTCQKCIRTGDIENVGKTARHGTFFEMLGNFSFGDYFKKEAIQWSWEFLTEVVGLEADRLYPSIYLEDDEAFEIWNKEIGIAPERIFRMGKEDNFWEHGAGPCGPCSEIYYDRGEKYGCGEAGCTVGCDCDRYMEVWNNVFTQFENDGHGNYEELKQKNIDTGMGLERLAVVVQDVDSIFDIDTIKALLNRVAELAHTEYKKDSNVDVSLRLITDHVRSCTFMISDGIMPSNEGRGYVLRRLLRRAARHGRLLGIEGKFLADLSQTVISLSKDGYPELDEKKAMILKVLSQEEDKFNKTIDQGLSILNDLEEDMRKKNETILSGDEAFKLYDTYGFPLDLTLEILQEKNFSVDEDGFKAAMQKQRETARNARKTTNYMGADVTVYQSIDPSLSTEFVGYDKLTCTSSITALTTETELVEALTDGEIGTIVTSQTVFYGTMGGQQGDVGTIVSENGEFKVEDTIHLQGGKIGHVGKMIKGMFQTGDEVTLKVCEKNRQNTGKNHSATHLLQKALRVVLGSHVEQAGSLVDGDRLRFDFTHFSALTPEEIKGVETLVNEQIKNALPVNTEVMSLEEAKKSGAMALFGEKYGDTVRVVKMGDFSTELCGGTHIANTGVIGSFKILSETGIAAGVRRIEALTGDGLMNYYEETEREFHEAAKAAKTTPSSLTSKIESLLEEIKALHSENEKLKSKLAKDSLGDVMDQVKEVNGIKVLATKVMDVDMNGLRNLGDQLKDKLGESVIVIASIQGDKVNLMASATEEAQKKGAHAGNLLKEIAALVGGGGGGRPNMAQAGGKNPAGVEDCLAKAREVVEEQLK